CAGCCGGTCTACATCGGCTACGAGAAGCTGATGGAGGGCGCCTCGTATGCGGGCGAACTCAGCGGGCAGCCGAAGGAGAAGGAATCCCTGATCGGCCTGGTGCGCGGCCTGAAGGTGCTGCGCCAGCGCTACGGCCACGTGGCGCTGAACTTCGGCGAGCCGATCGAGCTGACCCCGCTGCTGGATGCGGCCAGCGACGACTGGCGCGCCGCCGGCGCGGATCCCGAGGCGAAGCCGGAATGGCTGGGCGCGGTCACCGACCGCCTCGCCGAGCAGATCCAGATCAACATCAACCGCGCCGCCGACGTCAACCCGATCAACCTGCTGGCGCTGGCCCTGCTGGCCACGCCGAAGCACGCGATGGCCGAAAGCGACCTGCTGACCCAGCTCGAGCTGAGCAAGACGATGCTGGAGGAGCTGCCGTATTCCGACCGGGTCACGCTGACGCCGATGAACCCGGCCGCGATCATCGCCTACGGCGAGCAGATGGGCTGGATCCAGCGCGTGCAGCACCCGCTGGGCGACGTGCTCACCGCCACCGGCGAGCGCGCGGTGCTGCTCAGCTACTTCCGCAACAACGTGCTGCACCTCACCGCCACCGCCGCCTGGGTGTCGTGCTGCTTCCTCAACAACCGCCGCATGTCGCGCTCCTCGATCCTGCGGCTGGGCCGGATCATTTACCCGTTCATCCAGGGCGAACTGTTCCTGTCGTGGGACACCGACGGTTTCGCCGCGCAACTGCAGGCCACCATCGACTTCTTCGTGCGCCGCGGCCTGCTCGAATCCTCCAACGACGGCCGCGTGCTGGAGCGCAGCCCCGGCCAGGACGACGGCGCCTTCCAGCTCAAGGTGATCGCGCGCAGCCTGATCCAGGCGTTCGAGCGCTACTACATCACCATCGCCGCGCTGGCCAAGAACGGCCCGCACACGATGACCGGCGCCGAGCTCGAGAACGCGTGCACGCTCACCGCGCAGCGGCTCTCCCTGCTCAACGAACTGTCCGCGCCGGAGTTCTTCGACAAGGCGCTGTTCCGCGGATTCATCCAGAAGCTGCGCGAGCGCCGCATCGTGTGGACCGACGATGCCGGCAAGCTCGACTACGACAGCGCGCTGGAGGGGATGGTGCGCGACGCGCGGGTGATCCTGTCGCGCGAGGTGCGCCATTCGATCCTGAAGATCACTCCCGGCGGCAACGACAAGGAAGCGGGCGCGAACGAAATCCACGAAGACCCCGCCACGCCCGACCACGTCCCCGCCGACAGCGACGACGCCGCACTGCACGAACGCCACGTCGCCGCCGAACATCAGTTGCACCAGCATCCGGCCGCATCGGACGGCGCCGCCAAGACCCCCGACTGACCCGGCTCGCCGGACCCATCCTGTAGCATGCGCCCATGAACAACGAGCAGCCCAAGACCATCCCGGCCCCAGTCACCCACTTCGGCTTCCGCGACGTGCCGGTGGGCGACAAGCAGAAGCTGGTCGGCCAGGTATTCACCTCGGTCGCGCGCAGCTACGACCTGATGAACGACCTGATGTCGTTCGGCATCCACCGGCTGTGGAAGCGCCACTTCGTGGCGGTCAGCGGCGTGCGCCGCGGCGACCGCGTGCTGGACCTGGCCGGCGGCACCGGCGACATCGCCGCGCTGATGAAACCGGTGGTCGGCGACGAGGGCGAGGTGGTGGTCGGCGACATCAACGCGGCGATGCTCGGCGTCGGCCGCGACCGCCTCACCGACCGCGGCCTGGTCTCCGGCCTGCGCTGGGCCCAGCTCAACGCCGAGGCGTTGCCGTTCCCGGACAACAGCTTCGACGCGGTGACCATGGCGTTCGGCCTGCGCAACGTCACCGACAAGGACAAGGCCCTGGCCGACATCTGCCGCGTGCTGAAGCCCGGCGGCCGCGCGCTGGTGCTGGAGTTCTCGAAAGTGCAGAACGAACTGTTCGGCAAGCTCTACGACTTCCACTCGTTCAAGGTGTTGCCGAAGCTGGGCCAGTTGTTCGCCGGCGACGCCGGCAGCTACCAGTACCTGGCCGAGTCGATCCGCAAGCATCCCGATCAAGAAACCCTGAAAGGTATGATGGAACGCGCCGGCTTCGGCCGCGTCGAGGTGCGCAACCTCACCAACGGCGTCGTGGCGATCCATCGCGCGTACAAGTTCTAGCGTTCCGCCGGCACCCGGCCGAGTCGTCATTGCCACCGCCCTGATCCAGATCAGTGGCCGGCCGCACGGCGCGGCGTATGTTTGGGCTCCCTTTCCCGCGAGCCCGCACCATGTCCATCGATATCGCTTCCGAACAGAACGTGCACCTCTTCGACGCGCGCGGCGTGGCGAGGCGTTTCCGCCACTCGGCCATCTTCGGGGCGATCGGCGTGCTGCGCTCGGGCGAGACGATGCGCTTCGTCAACGACCATGATCCGATCCCGCTGATCGCCCAGTTGCGCGAGCGCCTCGGCGACCACCTCACGGTGACCTATCGCCAGCGCGATGCCGACGCGGTGGTGATCGACTTCGGCATCACCGGCCTGCCGGTCGAGTGAGCGGCCCTGGCGCATGAATTACCCCGCGTTCTACGACCAGGCGCCGCGCATCCGCATGCGCGATCCGCTGGCGGCCTTCCTCGGCGCCGCCGAAAACGGCTTGCTGGAATATTCCTACCTTGATGCGGTACGCCTGGCCGGACATTCCTGTCCTACCGTGGCCGGCGCCTGGCTGATGGCGCGCACGGCGCTGCGCGCGCTGTATCCGGACGAGCCGGCCGAGCGCGGTGGCGTCGCGGTGCGCATGCCGGCCGCCGAAGACGAAGGCGTCACCGGCGTCATCGCCCAGGTACTGACCCTGGTCACCGGCGCCGCGGCCGGCAACGGCTTCCACGGCATCGGCGGCCGCTTCGTACGGCAGTCGCTGTTGGGTTTCTCGACTTCCTCGGGTGCCGGCGCGGTGCAGTTCAGGCGCCGCGACAACGGCGCTGCCGTGGCGGTGGAACTGGACCTGGCCACGGTGCCGGCGGCGCCGAACCTGCGCGAACTGATGGTCGGCGCACTCCACCCCGCCGCCACGGCGGAGCAGCGCGCGGCCTTCGCGCAGGCCTGGCAGGGTCGCGTGCAACGCCTGCTGCTGGACCATGCCGACGACCCGCAGGTGCTGCAGCTCACCCGGCTGAACTGATCACCGTTCAAGCGTCGATGATCAGCAGGGTTCCGTGGCTGTCCGGCCGAACCGCGTGGGATACGCCAGCCGACACCATGTAGAGCTGGCCCGCACTCACCGTGACTGCCTCGCCCGCCACGTTCAGGTGCATTTCGCCGTCGAGCACCAGCAGGCCCTCGGCGTACGCATGCACTTCGTCCGGATAGGCTTGCGCATCCATGCGCATCAGCTTGAGGCTGGCGTCGCCGACGCGCGCCAGCCGCTTCGACCGCCAGGCCTGTTCCAATTGCGCAGCCTGCCGCGCCAAGTCGAAAAGACGATCCATCATGCGTTCCTCAGCATCGTTCGCACGCCTCGACCGGCTTGACCGGAACGATCGCTGCCGGCGCGGCACGACGCCGCGCGTTCGCCAGCACCACCCCGCCGACGGTGATCGCGCCGCCGACCAGGATCAGCGCGTTCGGCACCTCGTGCAGCCACAGCCAGCCGATCAGCAGCGCGATCGGCGGCGACAGGTAGATGAAGCTGCTGACCCGCGACGCCGAGGCGCGGTTCACCGCCATGTTCCAGGCGAGGTAGCCGATGAAGGTGGGTGCGATGCCCAGCCACAGCAGCGCGCCGATGTGCGGCCACGATGCCGCTGCCAGTGCCTGCGGCAAATGCCAGCCGAACGGCAACGTGCCGAGCGTGCCGGCGAACATCGCAAACGCGGTGACGCCGACCATGCTGCTGCGCGCGAACAGGGCCTTCTGGCCCACGAAAAAGATCGCCGAGACGGCCACGCAGACCAGCACCAGCAAGGCATGTGGATCGACCTCCACCCGCTGGCCGCTGGCCAGCACCACCAGCACCGTGCCGATCAGCGCCACCGCCAGCCCGATCCAGGTACGCAGCGTCAGCCGCTCGCGCAACCAGAAC
This window of the Rhodanobacter soli genome carries:
- the plsB gene encoding glycerol-3-phosphate 1-O-acyltransferase PlsB, which translates into the protein MTTTADSPARQRAPWWFNLAGQLLQPWVRIRRDPAEPTSLLQAGVPVCYVIERDGFSDALILQRACREAGLPNPMQPLAGTRRRRSVFALARRDGRLLGRNRKRNPNEPMRQLVHSLEGMPERDIQIVPVSIYVGRAPSRDSGWFRVLFSENWVMVGRFRRMLALLLNGRDTVVHFSTPVSLRQTLDESGGITPERFARKVARVLRTHFHRIRAAVIGPDLSHKRTVVDAVLNAEPVRAAIAASAAKEKISHAKAWRKAHQLALEIAADYSHPVVRSASFLLGNFWNKLYDGISMHHFDKARAAAPGHEVIYVPCHRSHADYLLMSYQLHVSGVVVPHIAAGVNLNLPVIGPILRRGGAFFLRRSFKGNALYSVVFNEYVAQLIDRGVPMEYFIEGGRSRTGRLLAPRAGMLAMTVRAFLRAPRRPVLFQPVYIGYEKLMEGASYAGELSGQPKEKESLIGLVRGLKVLRQRYGHVALNFGEPIELTPLLDAASDDWRAAGADPEAKPEWLGAVTDRLAEQIQININRAADVNPINLLALALLATPKHAMAESDLLTQLELSKTMLEELPYSDRVTLTPMNPAAIIAYGEQMGWIQRVQHPLGDVLTATGERAVLLSYFRNNVLHLTATAAWVSCCFLNNRRMSRSSILRLGRIIYPFIQGELFLSWDTDGFAAQLQATIDFFVRRGLLESSNDGRVLERSPGQDDGAFQLKVIARSLIQAFERYYITIAALAKNGPHTMTGAELENACTLTAQRLSLLNELSAPEFFDKALFRGFIQKLRERRIVWTDDAGKLDYDSALEGMVRDARVILSREVRHSILKITPGGNDKEAGANEIHEDPATPDHVPADSDDAALHERHVAAEHQLHQHPAASDGAAKTPD
- the ubiE gene encoding bifunctional demethylmenaquinone methyltransferase/2-methoxy-6-polyprenyl-1,4-benzoquinol methylase UbiE → MNNEQPKTIPAPVTHFGFRDVPVGDKQKLVGQVFTSVARSYDLMNDLMSFGIHRLWKRHFVAVSGVRRGDRVLDLAGGTGDIAALMKPVVGDEGEVVVGDINAAMLGVGRDRLTDRGLVSGLRWAQLNAEALPFPDNSFDAVTMAFGLRNVTDKDKALADICRVLKPGGRALVLEFSKVQNELFGKLYDFHSFKVLPKLGQLFAGDAGSYQYLAESIRKHPDQETLKGMMERAGFGRVEVRNLTNGVVAIHRAYKF
- a CDS encoding DUF2249 domain-containing protein; translation: MSIDIASEQNVHLFDARGVARRFRHSAIFGAIGVLRSGETMRFVNDHDPIPLIAQLRERLGDHLTVTYRQRDADAVVIDFGITGLPVE
- a CDS encoding FmdE family protein encodes the protein MNYPAFYDQAPRIRMRDPLAAFLGAAENGLLEYSYLDAVRLAGHSCPTVAGAWLMARTALRALYPDEPAERGGVAVRMPAAEDEGVTGVIAQVLTLVTGAAAGNGFHGIGGRFVRQSLLGFSTSSGAGAVQFRRRDNGAAVAVELDLATVPAAPNLRELMVGALHPAATAEQRAAFAQAWQGRVQRLLLDHADDPQVLQLTRLN
- a CDS encoding cupin domain-containing protein; this translates as MMDRLFDLARQAAQLEQAWRSKRLARVGDASLKLMRMDAQAYPDEVHAYAEGLLVLDGEMHLNVAGEAVTVSAGQLYMVSAGVSHAVRPDSHGTLLIIDA
- a CDS encoding DMT family transporter, whose product is MDTVERLDGRALLAIAIALLTWSSAYAAIAYALPAFTPGEVAFARLLIGSLCFAALLLVKRVPLPARRDWPQLALLGVLGLSVYHLCLNYAETRIASGTASILISLVPAATAAVSAFWLRERLTLRTWIGLAVALIGTVLVVLASGQRVEVDPHALLVLVCVAVSAIFFVGQKALFARSSMVGVTAFAMFAGTLGTLPFGWHLPQALAAASWPHIGALLWLGIAPTFIGYLAWNMAVNRASASRVSSFIYLSPPIALLIGWLWLHEVPNALILVGGAITVGGVVLANARRRAAPAAIVPVKPVEACERC